A window of Plantibacter sp. PA-3-X8 genomic DNA:
CGAGAGATGCTGCTCCTTGACGAACCGACATCGAGCCTTGACGCCATCTCCGCCGAGGGACTGTCGTCGCTGCTGCGGGAGCGTGCGCAGGCGAAGACCATCGTTATGGCCTCCCACCGTCTGGCGGAGGTACGCGACTTCGACAAGATCATCGTGATGGAGCACGGACGCATCGTGGACGTCGGTGCGCACGACGATCTCCTCGACAGATGCGAGCTCTACCGGACACTGTGCGCGCAGCAACACGTTCCTGCGTGAAGGCAACCCTCATGGCAGCATGAACACACGACCCAGGGTATGAGCGTCATGACCGAGAAGCCGCGTTGCTCCCATGGGCCTAGGATCGCGTACCCGTCAGCAGCGGAATAACGGTCGGCGGCCGCTCCCCGTCCGTGGGCGTGTACTCGCTCCCGTGCGGGGTGCGTGCCGCGGCGATATCGAACAAACCTCGAGGCGCGCGAGCCTGGTCGATGAGGGATTCCCGGGTAATTCCTGCGGAGCAAGTAGCTCGATGGGTGCCGGCAGTAGTGAAGTTGCTCTGTCGCAGTGGCGAGCCCGGGCTCTCGGCGGCGCGTGCAGGCAAGTTCAGATCCGCGGAATCTCAAGGGCTTCCGGGGCATCGCGGAAAAATCGGGGGGCTTAGCGTGGAAAACACCAAAAACCCCCTTCTGCGAGCCCCGCTCCCGACCGGGATCGCGGCTTTCATGAACCCTCCCACCAGTGAATGTGACACGAAGGCCCCCGAGGAACCGGGGGCGTTCGTCGTTTCCGGGGTCGTTCAGCGAGCCGGTTCCCGTCGTTCACGGACGCGCTGCACCTCGAGGACGACGACCGCGACACCGACCGCCGTGGCCGTCCCGAGCACGGTCACGATCGGGAGTGCCGCCGAGGCGAGGACGACCGCCGCCGCCCCGAGGAATAGCGCGGAGGCACCGGTGGAGATCCGCCCGCGGAGAAGGACGAACCACACCGCGACCATGAACACGGCGACCGGCACTGTGAGTGAGAACGAGGCGTCGGCAGCTGGGAGATGCTCGCCGGCCTCGGTCAGCAGGTCGAGTTCCACCTCGATCCCCGCGGAGACGGCACCGGCGGCGGCGAAGACGACGTAGTGGGCATACCCGAAGGCGAACCCCTGGCGGGACGAGGCCAGGCGACCCCCCTGCTCCCGGCTGAAGTAGATCCACCACATCCCGGCGGCGAGGACGATGCCTGCCACGGCCAAGCCGACGAGCCCGTCGATCCGCTCGTCGCTGTTCGCCGCGTCGATGATGGCGTTCGCCGAACCGAGAAGGCTCTCGCCGAGCAGGATCAGCGTGAACAGGCCGTACCGCTCGGCGACGTGATGCGGGTGCCAGGGCGTGCGGTGGACCCGTTCCGCCCAGACGGGCACGAGCACCTCGAGCAGCATCGCGGGCCAGAAGGTCCAGAACTGCCCCTCCACCGGAAGGGCCAGTCGCGCGACCCAGAGGACCTGCACGAGGCTGATCCCGATCGCGAACCGGAGGGCCACCGCGCGTTGCTCCGGATCGGACAACGCGAGTCGGAGCCACTGCGCCACCATCGCCAGTCGCATGATGACGTAGCCGATGGTGATGATCGCCCACTCGCCGTCGACCATAGCGTCGTGCACGCCGGCGGCGAGCACGAGGACCCCGCCCATCTGCACGATGGTGGTCGTGCGGTAGAGCCAGTCATCGGTGTCGAACGCGGACGCGAACCAGGTGAAGTTCATCCACGCCCACCAGATGGCGAAGAAGATCATCGCGTAGGAGACGGTCGTCTCCGCCGCGTGACCCTCGACGATCCCGTGGTGGAGGTTCTGCGAGGCCTGGGAGACGGCGACGACGAACACGAGGTCGAAGAGCAGCTCCAACGGGCTCGCCACCCGGTGCCCCTCGCCGGGGTCGCGGCCGGTCATACGGAGGAGACCCAGTCGGTTCAGCACGATCCCATCCTGCCGTGCCTGTCGTTGCCAAGGAAGCTTGACACGTCGCCGGATGACAAGCATGCTTGACGTATGTCAGGTTTCCTTGTCATTTCGGACTCGATCGTCCAGATGCGCCGACGATGACGAACGACAGGTCGGCCCGCTGCGGCGGCACCGCGTTCCGGCGGCTGGCGTCGATGAGCGCTCGCGACGTGCTCAGGAACCCGCTCACCGGGATCTCGATGTGGTTCATGACCGGCATCATCCTCGTGATCTACGTCTCCATGTGGCTCGCGTTCGTCGTCCTGGGCCCTGCTCCGGTCGCAGCGCTGGACACGGACGAACCGGGAGTCTCGTCGGCGCTCGAGCGGGCCGGTGTGCAGGTGGTCGCCCCCGACGACCCCGATCGGAACACGCGGGTGACCGTGCACGAGGGGCGCGCCCTGGTGGTGCTCGACGCTGCGGACCAGGCTGCATGGGACCCGATCTGGCGAGGGCTGCGCGACGCAGGCGTCCCGGCCCACGGGGTGACGGTGATGGACGACGAGGGTGACGTGAAGATCGACCCGCTCCAGGAGAACCTCGGCATCGTGGTCCTGGTCGGGGTCGCGAGCCTGGCGTTCATCGGCACGACCGTCCCACTCGTGGCGATGCGGGAGCGCGGGCTGCTCCGGCTGCTCGGCGTGACGCCGCTCCGCCGGTCGACCTTCCTCCTCGCGCAGCTCCCCTTGCGCGCGCTGGTGGCGGCGGGGATCCTGGTGCTGACGACCGGGATCGCGGTCTGGCGCAGGTACGTCGACGGTGTGGACCTCCCGGCCCTGGGGGTCTCGTTCCTCCTCGGAGCGGCGATGCTGTTCGCTCTGGCGCTCGTGTTCGCCGCGCGATCGCGGAACGCCGAGGCGACACAACAGACGATGGTGATGGTGACGATCGGGCTCGTGTTCGCGTCGGGTGGGCTCCTGCCGCAGTCCATCCTTCCTGCCGCCGTGCAGGTCG
This region includes:
- a CDS encoding low temperature requirement protein A — encoded protein: MLNRLGLLRMTGRDPGEGHRVASPLELLFDLVFVVAVSQASQNLHHGIVEGHAAETTVSYAMIFFAIWWAWMNFTWFASAFDTDDWLYRTTTIVQMGGVLVLAAGVHDAMVDGEWAIITIGYVIMRLAMVAQWLRLALSDPEQRAVALRFAIGISLVQVLWVARLALPVEGQFWTFWPAMLLEVLVPVWAERVHRTPWHPHHVAERYGLFTLILLGESLLGSANAIIDAANSDERIDGLVGLAVAGIVLAAGMWWIYFSREQGGRLASSRQGFAFGYAHYVVFAAAGAVSAGIEVELDLLTEAGEHLPAADASFSLTVPVAVFMVAVWFVLLRGRISTGASALFLGAAAVVLASAALPIVTVLGTATAVGVAVVVLEVQRVRERREPAR
- a CDS encoding ABC transporter permease encodes the protein MTNDRSARCGGTAFRRLASMSARDVLRNPLTGISMWFMTGIILVIYVSMWLAFVVLGPAPVAALDTDEPGVSSALERAGVQVVAPDDPDRNTRVTVHEGRALVVLDAADQAAWDPIWRGLRDAGVPAHGVTVMDDEGDVKIDPLQENLGIVVLVGVASLAFIGTTVPLVAMRERGLLRLLGVTPLRRSTFLLAQLPLRALVAAGILVLTTGIAVWRRYVDGVDLPALGVSFLLGAAMLFALALVFAARSRNAEATQQTMVMVTIGLVFASGGLLPQSILPAAVQVAMNCLPTTWFVAAASASLTGAEPFLPVPALWGLMSLVTVAAGVLAVRWFEWDQSERDGRATTMSDTQREVAA